ACTATCTGCTCGAAACTTCTTGGAATGACTTGAGCGACGAAGAACGCCGCATTTGGCTGTGGGGGACCGGCAGCGAGCACATCACCTACACGTGGCGCAACGGCAAGGCGTCGCAGAAGTACGGCGGTACGTTCGACGGCGTCATCCCTGAACTGCTCGAAAAGTACCGCACGGCGAAGAGCAAGTCGCTGATCGCGAAGCTTGAACAGTTCATGAACGTCATCCGCTGCCCCGATTGCCATGGCAAGCGGCTCAACGCCCAGGCGTGCGCGGTGCGGATCACGACGGCGGACGAAGCGTTCGCCGATGCGCCGACGCTGACGCTCCCTGACCTCTGCCACATGCCGATTTCGGAAGTCGAGAAGTTCTTCAGCGGTCTGATTCTCGACAACACGCAGCAGCAAATTGCCGAGGAGGCGCTCAAGGAGATCCGCGGTCGGCTCGGGTTCCTCACGAACGTCGGCCTCGAGTACCTCAGCCTCGACCGCACGGCGCCGACGCTTTCAGGCGGTGAATCGCAGCGGATTCGGCTCGCCGGGCAAGTCGGCTGCGGGCTTGTTGGCGTGCTGTATATCCTCGACGAGCCGTCGATCGGCCTCCACCCGCGCGATAACGATCGCCTGCTGGCGACACTCGAACGGCTGCGTGATCTCGGCAATACGGTGGTCGTCGTCGAACATGACGAAGATACGATGCGGGCGGCCGACCACATTATCGACTTCGGCCCCGGCCCCGGCGTGCGCGGCGGTAAGGTCGTCGGCATTGGCAAGGCGAAGGACGTCGAGAAGTCGAAGGAGAGCGTCACCGGCGCGTATCTCAGTGGCGCGCGGAAGATTGAAGTCCCCAAGGAACGCCGCGTCACGCCGTTCCGACCGACGACGCCGACGCGCTTCCGCGGCCCGGTTCCCGCAGCGCCGGAGTTGGAGCCGAACGAGTTCCCGACGATCCGCATCGTCGGCGCCCGCCACAACAATCTGAAAAACGTCGATGTCGAGATTCCGCTCGGCAAGTTCGTTTGCGTCACCGGCGTCAGCGGCAGCGGCAAGAGCTCGCTGGTGAACGACATCGTCAGCGAGTCGCTGCTCCGCGATCTTATGGGAGGCAAAGGAACGCCTGGCGAGCATGATCGGATCGAAGGCATCGAACAGCTCGACAAGCTGATCGCGATCGACCAGACGCCAATCGGCCGGACGCCGCGCTCGAACCCGGCGACCTACATCAAGGTGTTCGACGAGATCCGCGATCTCTACGCGCAGCTCTCCGAGTCGAAACGACGCGGTTACAAGCCGGGGCGGTTCAGCTTCAACGTCGTCGGCGGTCGCTGCGAAGCGTGCAGCGGCAACGGCTCGAACAAGCTCGAGATGGATTTCCTCGCCGACGTCTGGATCACTTGCCAGGTCTGCCAGGGGCATCGGTTCAACCACGAAACGCTGCAGGTGCTGTTCAAAGGGAAGTCGATCGCCGAAGTGTTGGAGATGGACATCCAGCAGGCGATGGAGCACTTCGAAAACGTGCCGGCGGTGTACGATCGGCTCGCAACGCTTCACGCGGTCGGCCTCGATTACATGAAGCTGGGGCAGCCCTCCCCTACCCTGTCTGGCGGCGAGGCGCAGCGTATCAAGCTCGCCCGTGAGTTGGTGAAAAAGTCGACCGGCCGGACGATGTACCTGCTCGACGAGCCGACCACCGGCCTCCACTTCGCCGACATCGAACTGCTGCTAAAAGTGCTGCACGACTTCGTCGACGTCGGCAACACGGTGCTCGTGGTCGAGCACAATCTCGACGTCATTAAGACCGCCGACTGGGTGATCGAGATCGGCCCCGAGGGTGGCAAGGCAGGCGGCCGCGTCGTCATGGCGGGGACGCCCGAGCAAATGGTCGACCACGCCATCAAAGCCGAGCAGCAGAATCCTTCCAAGCGAGCCGAGGGGTTAACCCCCTCGATTCCATCGGCCGACGCGCTCCTTCCTTCGCACACCGGCCTCTCGCTTGCCCCGTACCTCGGCGTGAAGACGCCTAAATCAATCGCCGCCCAACAGGCTGCGAACTCAAAACGCGTCCCCGTCCCGCAAGCGACGCACATCACCGTCCGTGGCGCTCGGCAGCACAACCTCCGTAACGTCGACGTCTCCGTGCCGCGCGATGAAATGACCGTCTGCTGCGGCCCGAGCGGCAGCGGCAAGACCTCGCTGGCGATGGACACGATCTATGCCGAAGGGCAGCGTCGTTACGTCGAGAGTTTGTCGAGCTACGCCCGGCAGTTCATCGGCCAACTGCAGAAGCCAGCCGTCGAACATATTGAAGGTCTCTCGCCGGCGATCGCGATCGAGCAGCGCACCACTGGCCACACGCCGCGGTCGACAGTCGGCACGGTCACCGAGATCTACGACTACTTCCGTATTCTGTTGTCGCGCTTGGGCCAGATGCACTGCCCCGACTGCGACATTCCGATCGGCACACAGTCGCCCGACGAAATCATCACCGCCGTGCTCAGCGAGCCCGAGGGAACCAAGGCCTACTTGATGGCCCCCCTCACGCTCGCACAGGGCGAGCAGTACGAGCAACTGTGGGCGAAGCTCAAGGGTGACGGCTACCTGCGCGTCCGCGTTGACGGCCAAACCTTCGAACTCGACGCCATGCCGGCCGTCGATCGCCGCCGCAAGCACGACGTCGAGGTGATCGTCGACCGCATCACGATCCGTAAGGAAGGCCGCGGACGGCTGGCCGACAGTATTGAGAGCGCCCTCTCGCTCGGCCGCGGCGTGCTGCACCTCGCGATCGTCGACGACAAGCAGACCGAGACGCGCTGGCCGGTGAAGGTTCACAGCCAGCACCTCGTCTGCACGCAGTGCAATCGGAGCTTCGAGGCGCTGTCGCCGCATCACTTCTCGTTCAATAGCTCGCTCGGCTGGTGCGGGGCGTGCGAAGGACTCGGCACCGAAGTCGGCGCCAACCCGGCGTCGCTCTTCCGCAGCATGTCGATGAGTCTCGCCGAAGGGGCGATCCTCGTCTGGCCGAACGTGAAGCAGCCGCTGTTCGCCGCGATGCTCGGCGCGCTGCGCGACCGGTTTGGCATTCCGATCGACGTGCCGTTTGACAAGTTGTCGCCGCGCAATCGCCGGTTGGTGATGTACGGCACCGGGGAGGAGTGGATTGAGGTCGTTCCCCAAAACGCCGTTCAAAAAGCCGCGACCGGTGGTCGCGGTTCCGCCGTCTCCGAAGACCGCGACCACCGGTCGCGGCTTTCTGCATTTCGTTTCCAATACAAAGGGTTGTACCCGGCGCTTGAGGAAGCGTCGCGTTTGTCGCCGCGCCTGCGCGGCCGCCTCGAACATCTGGTCGACGAAATCGAATGCAGCCAGTGCGGCGGCAGCCGCTTGCGCGACGATTCGGCGGCGGTGCGTTTTCAAACGCGCACGATCGACGAATATTGCCGCCTGCCGCTCGGCGAGTTGCTGCCGACGGTCGACAAGTGGAAGCTCCCCGCTCCGCAGAAGAAAATCGCCGGCGAGTTGGTGCGCGAGATTCGCAACCGGCTGACGTTCCTCTGCGACGTCGGGCTCGAGTACCTCACCATCGGCCGCTCGGCGCCGACGCTCTCGGGCGGCGAGTCGCAGCGGATTCGCTTGGCGAGCCAAGTCGGCAGCGGTCTCTGCGGCGTGCTCTACGTGCTCGACGAACCGACGATCGGTCTCCATCCGCGCGACAACACGCGATTGGTCGGAGCGCTGCACAAACTCCGCGATCTCGGCAACACGCTGCTCGTGGTCGAGCATGATCGCGACGTGATCGCCGGCGCCGACGGGCTGCTCGACTTCGGGCCCGCGGCAGGGAAACTGGGCGGCGACATCGTCGCCCGCGGCACGCCGGAAGAGGTGAGCAAGAAACGGGGCAGCGTCACCGGCCCGTACCTCAGCGGTAAGAAGGCGATCCCGGTGATCAAGAACCGGCGCGTCCTCAGCGAAGATCCTGCCGCTGATGGCAAGAAGTCGAAGCCCGCGGCCAAGTCGAAGGCGAAGGCCTCCGCACTGCCGCCGTCGACGTTCCCATCGTCGTCGCTGCGGATCATCAACGCCCGCCACAACAACTTGAAGGGTGTCAACGTCACGATCCCGCTCGGCACGCTCACCGCGGTGACGGGCGTTTCGGGGAGCGGCAAGAGCTCGTTGGTCGAAGACGTGCTCTACAACCAGCTCGCTCGCCAGCTTCACCGTGCGAAGACGGTTCCGGGCAACCACGACGGCATCGCCGGCGTCGAGCAGATCGACAAGGTAATCCGCGTCGATCAACGGCCGCTTGGCAACACGCCGTCGTCGAACCCTGCCACGTACACCGGCGTGTTCGACCTCATTCGCGAGTTGTTCGCGCAGCTCCCCGAGGCGAAGGTCCGCGGCTACGCGGCGCGGCGGTTTAGTTTCAACGTCCCCGGCGGTCGCTGCGACGACTGCGAGGGCGCCGGCCAGAAGTGCATCGAGATGCACTTCCTACCCGACGTGTGGGTCGACTGCGATACGTGCCAGGGGCATCGCTATAACCGTGAAACGCTCGACGTGAAGTATCGCGGCCGCTCGATCGCCGACGTGCTAGAAATGTCGTGCGGCGAAGCTCGCGAACTGTTCGAGAACATTCCGAAGGTTCGCAAAATCCTGCAAACGCTCTGCGACGTCGGTCTCGATTACGTCGCGCTCGGCCAGAGCGCCGCGACGCTGTCGGGCGGCGAGGCGCAGCGCGTGAAGCTGGCTGCCGAACTCGCGCGGCCTGATACGGGACGCACGCTCTACATTCTCGACGAACCGACGACCGGTCTTCACTTCGACGATATCGCGAAGCTGCTCGACGTGCTTCATCGGCTCGTCGACCTCGGCAACACGGTGCTGGTGATCGAGCACAACCTCGACGTCATCAAGCAGTGCGATTGGCTGATCGACATTGGCCCCGAAGCGGGCGCCGGTGGCGGCAGCGTCGTTGGCCAGGGGACGCCGGAGCAGTTGGTCGAGCAGATGCAGGCGGCTGAAGGCGGAACGTCGAAGGCGAAGAAGAAACCCGCAGCGAAGGGACCGGGCCTCAGCAATCCGCCGGCCGGATTCCCGTCGCACACGGCGTTTGCACTGGTTCCCGTCCTCGCCGAAGGGCCGCATGTCGAACGCAAGCCGTACGACTTTGCCGCGGCGGAAGCGAAGCGGCACGGCGACCTCGATATCAACGACCTCGGCAAGGAAGTAAAAATGCCGTGGGAGCTCGATGGCCGGAAGTGGCACGTCGAGGACCGCGTGTCGCGCAGCGGCGATCCGGTGCGGTGGGACGGGCGGATTCTCGCCGCGATCGACGAGCGGGTGCACCAGCTGAGCGAATCGTTCCTGCCGACAGATTGGTCGCATCGCACGATCGTCGAGATCAACGGCCAAAAGAAGTCGGACGGTTGGTTCTTCCACGCGATCACTGGCGAGCCGTGGGTGCTCAAGCTGAAGTTCCGCACCGCGAAGCGGACGTTCAACGCCGAGCGACTCACGGCGGAGCTCAACCTGCCGCCGTTCAACGATCTCGCCGAGATCGAAACCTACGGCAACGGCCCGCGGGTAAAGTGCAAGAACCTCCGCGGTCCGTTCCAAGAGGTGCAGGTCTTCGCCCACGGGTGGGACGAGCTCAACACGCCGGCGTTTTGGTCGATGGTGGAACTCGCCGTCGAAGGATTCAAGAAGTTCACCGAGCGCGTCGGGAAGAATCCCGAAGACGTGATGCCGTGGAAGGTGCTCGGCAAGAAGTGGCACCTCGCGCGCAAGGGCTTCCCGCCGGGGAAGAAGGTGGCTTGGCCGCAGGAGACGCTCGAGGAGCTGCTTGAGCTGTTGGAGTCGACCGCCGCCGCAGGACTGGCCGCTGAAGCGACCAGTCCGAATGGCGATGCGAAGGCGGGGCCGCAGTTCTTGTGGAACAATCAGCAGGTGGTGCACCTGATGATTCCAGGGCAGCGGATTCCGTGGGCGACGGTGCAAACCAAGCGGACGGTCGGCGTGGACGTGTCGCTGCACGGCCCCGCGGGGGCGTTTGCGACGGGCCGCGTGGCGGAGATCGGCGTGAAGCAACTCATTCAACCGGGGAGCGAGGGGTATGACGCGGTGAAGCTGCGGTTCATCACGCCGGAAGACCTCACGCGCGGCGGACTGCAGAAGTTTCTGGCGGAACACCTCGAAGCAGTGCGGGCTGTAGCGAAGTAGCCGCGGGTCAACGACCCGCCGGAGCGGCACGCGTTGGGCGTCCAATCGCGGTAGCGATAACGGTGTGCAGACCGCAGCCTGTGGCAGGGCTTCTACCCCCTCCCTAGCCCCGGGCTCCGCCCGGGGATGATGGCGCGTAGGGCGACGTCCACTGGAATGGCGGCCGACCCCCGGGCGGAGCCCGGGGCTAGAACGCGCGGCGGTGCGAGCGATGTTGCCGTTTCGCCACAGCGCGTCCCAACCGAAATAACCGGCCAAACTTTCGGCTCGCTGCAGCCGAAATCGCCCCAGGCCGCGCCGCGCAAAGGCCATTCTCTGAGATAGCTTTTCAAGGTCTGCCGCTCCTCGACCTGCCTCTTCCCAAGCTGCCTCTTCCCGCCTGCGGCCTCGCTCCCTCCGCAGTGGCTCGTCTGCGATCGACTCGCTCGCGAAAACCTTCCGGTTCTCGCTCCACCCTTCTCTTCGAGTTACTTCCAGGAAGCCGCGCTGTGAAAACTTCGCCTGCAGCCCGTCCGCGCTCGTTACAGTTTGAACCGCTCGAACGCCGCGAAGTGATGGCCGCCGCCATTACGGCCGGCTTCAACGCCGGCGTGCTCACCGTCACCGGCACGGCGGGCAACGATACGATCAACTTCCGGCAGACGGGCGGTCGCATCTCGGTGGCGAACGTCAGCGGCAGTTGGGCCGCGGCCGACGTGAAGTCGATCGTCGTCAACAGTCTGGGCGGC
This sequence is a window from Lacipirellula parvula. Protein-coding genes within it:
- the uvrA gene encoding excinuclease ABC subunit UvrA encodes the protein MPASDIIIKGAREHNLRSVDVTLPRNQLICLTGVSGSGKSSLAFDTLFAEGQRRYVESLSTFARQFLGQMPKPDVDHISGLSPSISISQKSSGNNPRSTVGTITEIYDFLRVLYARVGQGHCPQCGKVITAQSREAIIGRIEQLPAKTKFMVLAPVVRRQKGEFKDLFEDLQKQGYVRARVDGRVVLLNESQSLDRQMRHDIEVVIDRLVAGPTIRTRLAEAVELALKLGDGNLIVTPEVDAAQPSLELDDEDRAELAAGDDEDEPKAPKARGRKKAAPAAEEEGDEEEAPEAAAPAVRGRHKGHGQPGDITLSADYACNSCGISFQPPTPQLFSFNSPQGMCLSCDGLGEMFSFDPEKLVPDPSLSFGGGAIELIGSWKDLGRWKRHIYAGVADTMDRKLSLGDNYLLETSWNDLSDEERRIWLWGTGSEHITYTWRNGKASQKYGGTFDGVIPELLEKYRTAKSKSLIAKLEQFMNVIRCPDCHGKRLNAQACAVRITTADEAFADAPTLTLPDLCHMPISEVEKFFSGLILDNTQQQIAEEALKEIRGRLGFLTNVGLEYLSLDRTAPTLSGGESQRIRLAGQVGCGLVGVLYILDEPSIGLHPRDNDRLLATLERLRDLGNTVVVVEHDEDTMRAADHIIDFGPGPGVRGGKVVGIGKAKDVEKSKESVTGAYLSGARKIEVPKERRVTPFRPTTPTRFRGPVPAAPELEPNEFPTIRIVGARHNNLKNVDVEIPLGKFVCVTGVSGSGKSSLVNDIVSESLLRDLMGGKGTPGEHDRIEGIEQLDKLIAIDQTPIGRTPRSNPATYIKVFDEIRDLYAQLSESKRRGYKPGRFSFNVVGGRCEACSGNGSNKLEMDFLADVWITCQVCQGHRFNHETLQVLFKGKSIAEVLEMDIQQAMEHFENVPAVYDRLATLHAVGLDYMKLGQPSPTLSGGEAQRIKLARELVKKSTGRTMYLLDEPTTGLHFADIELLLKVLHDFVDVGNTVLVVEHNLDVIKTADWVIEIGPEGGKAGGRVVMAGTPEQMVDHAIKAEQQNPSKRAEGLTPSIPSADALLPSHTGLSLAPYLGVKTPKSIAAQQAANSKRVPVPQATHITVRGARQHNLRNVDVSVPRDEMTVCCGPSGSGKTSLAMDTIYAEGQRRYVESLSSYARQFIGQLQKPAVEHIEGLSPAIAIEQRTTGHTPRSTVGTVTEIYDYFRILLSRLGQMHCPDCDIPIGTQSPDEIITAVLSEPEGTKAYLMAPLTLAQGEQYEQLWAKLKGDGYLRVRVDGQTFELDAMPAVDRRRKHDVEVIVDRITIRKEGRGRLADSIESALSLGRGVLHLAIVDDKQTETRWPVKVHSQHLVCTQCNRSFEALSPHHFSFNSSLGWCGACEGLGTEVGANPASLFRSMSMSLAEGAILVWPNVKQPLFAAMLGALRDRFGIPIDVPFDKLSPRNRRLVMYGTGEEWIEVVPQNAVQKAATGGRGSAVSEDRDHRSRLSAFRFQYKGLYPALEEASRLSPRLRGRLEHLVDEIECSQCGGSRLRDDSAAVRFQTRTIDEYCRLPLGELLPTVDKWKLPAPQKKIAGELVREIRNRLTFLCDVGLEYLTIGRSAPTLSGGESQRIRLASQVGSGLCGVLYVLDEPTIGLHPRDNTRLVGALHKLRDLGNTLLVVEHDRDVIAGADGLLDFGPAAGKLGGDIVARGTPEEVSKKRGSVTGPYLSGKKAIPVIKNRRVLSEDPAADGKKSKPAAKSKAKASALPPSTFPSSSLRIINARHNNLKGVNVTIPLGTLTAVTGVSGSGKSSLVEDVLYNQLARQLHRAKTVPGNHDGIAGVEQIDKVIRVDQRPLGNTPSSNPATYTGVFDLIRELFAQLPEAKVRGYAARRFSFNVPGGRCDDCEGAGQKCIEMHFLPDVWVDCDTCQGHRYNRETLDVKYRGRSIADVLEMSCGEARELFENIPKVRKILQTLCDVGLDYVALGQSAATLSGGEAQRVKLAAELARPDTGRTLYILDEPTTGLHFDDIAKLLDVLHRLVDLGNTVLVIEHNLDVIKQCDWLIDIGPEAGAGGGSVVGQGTPEQLVEQMQAAEGGTSKAKKKPAAKGPGLSNPPAGFPSHTAFALVPVLAEGPHVERKPYDFAAAEAKRHGDLDINDLGKEVKMPWELDGRKWHVEDRVSRSGDPVRWDGRILAAIDERVHQLSESFLPTDWSHRTIVEINGQKKSDGWFFHAITGEPWVLKLKFRTAKRTFNAERLTAELNLPPFNDLAEIETYGNGPRVKCKNLRGPFQEVQVFAHGWDELNTPAFWSMVELAVEGFKKFTERVGKNPEDVMPWKVLGKKWHLARKGFPPGKKVAWPQETLEELLELLESTAAAGLAAEATSPNGDAKAGPQFLWNNQQVVHLMIPGQRIPWATVQTKRTVGVDVSLHGPAGAFATGRVAEIGVKQLIQPGSEGYDAVKLRFITPEDLTRGGLQKFLAEHLEAVRAVAK